In Spirochaetaceae bacterium, one DNA window encodes the following:
- a CDS encoding alcohol dehydrogenase catalytic domain-containing protein has product MKARSIAYQPGGGVRLVETAVTDPGPGEVQVRAAACGICAWDLYTYRHGSDAPSAAPPGHEGVGRVLKVGSGVSGLAEGDAVVARGFATVHNVAAERALRIPDTDIPLERWIVEPVSCVVTGLDHTRARAGDRVAVIGCGFMGLMLLQGLVRSCVHHLVAIDVNRDRLALARRFGVDAAYHPEDEGLAGEEPFDCVVDASGAQAGLDLATGLLGRGGVLNLFGWNHGRPTFAGDRWHLGGFTVVNSAPGSRIRDTFPPAIRLIAKRIIDLEPLITHTVPLDGYPDLLAQVAAGDPGYIKGVVTLT; this is encoded by the coding sequence ATGAAGGCACGTAGCATTGCATATCAGCCGGGCGGCGGGGTCCGCTTGGTGGAGACGGCGGTTACCGATCCGGGGCCGGGCGAGGTGCAGGTGCGCGCGGCGGCGTGCGGTATCTGTGCGTGGGACCTGTACACCTACCGGCACGGCAGCGACGCTCCGAGCGCGGCGCCGCCGGGCCATGAGGGGGTCGGCCGCGTGCTCAAGGTGGGCTCCGGCGTCAGCGGCCTCGCCGAGGGCGACGCGGTGGTGGCGCGCGGCTTCGCCACCGTGCACAACGTGGCCGCCGAACGCGCGCTGCGCATCCCCGATACCGACATTCCGCTCGAGCGCTGGATCGTGGAGCCGGTGAGCTGCGTGGTCACCGGCCTGGACCACACCCGCGCCCGCGCCGGCGACCGGGTGGCGGTGATCGGCTGCGGCTTCATGGGGCTGATGCTGCTGCAGGGGCTGGTTCGCTCGTGCGTCCACCACCTCGTGGCGATCGACGTGAACCGCGACCGGCTGGCCCTGGCGCGCAGATTCGGCGTGGACGCCGCCTACCATCCCGAGGACGAGGGGCTTGCCGGCGAGGAGCCGTTCGACTGCGTGGTCGATGCGTCCGGCGCGCAGGCGGGCCTCGACCTGGCGACCGGCCTGCTCGGCCGCGGCGGCGTGCTCAACCTGTTCGGCTGGAACCACGGCCGGCCCACGTTCGCCGGCGACCGCTGGCACCTCGGCGGCTTCACGGTGGTCAACTCCGCGCCCGGTTCCCGCATCCGCGACACCTTCCCGCCCGCGATCCGGCTCATCGCCAAGCGCATCATCGACCTGGAGCCGCTCATCACCCACACCGTCCCGCTCGACGGCTATCCCGACCTGCTCGCGCAGGTGGCGGCCGGCGACCCCGGCTACATCAAGGGGGTGGTCACGCTCACCTGA
- a CDS encoding sugar phosphate isomerase/epimerase translates to GGGGVLAEMVGGGGLGAAAGGPRSVPPRAAAPPGGGPAEAAAEQMASVFALAEGLRSPLVVMTGGMSPAQAAAIRDGLVAAPRRGRIRSVGLEAPIAGIKRLLPLVEHLPVRLALEPHHGSNFSVRADFDRIFSEIDHPKVGITIDTGHFHRSEVDWRAFIRAYGDRIWNLHVKDHVGPVSVPLGAGEIDLRGYLEELHALDYDGPLALELEVEDPENLPRYVTGAHAYLTRLVGEVTGSDPE, encoded by the coding sequence GGGGGGGGGGGGGTCTTGGCGGAAATGGTTGGGGGGGGGGGGCTGGGGGCGGCCGCCGGGGGGCCGCGTTCTGTGCCGCCGCGGGCGGCCGCGCCCCCCGGGGGGGGGCCCGCCGAAGCGGCGGCGGAGCAGATGGCGAGTGTGTTCGCCCTGGCCGAGGGGCTGCGGTCGCCGCTGGTGGTGATGACCGGGGGCATGTCGCCGGCGCAGGCCGCCGCGATCCGCGACGGTCTCGTTGCCGCGCCGCGGCGCGGGCGGATCCGCTCGGTGGGGCTGGAGGCGCCGATCGCCGGCATCAAGCGGTTGCTGCCGCTGGTGGAGCATCTGCCCGTACGGCTGGCCCTGGAACCGCACCACGGCTCCAACTTCTCGGTGCGCGCCGACTTCGACCGCATCTTCAGCGAGATCGACCATCCGAAGGTGGGCATCACCATCGACACCGGCCACTTCCACCGCTCCGAGGTGGACTGGCGCGCCTTCATCCGCGCCTACGGCGACCGCATCTGGAACCTGCACGTCAAGGATCACGTCGGCCCGGTCTCGGTGCCGCTGGGCGCCGGCGAAATAGACCTGCGCGGCTACCTGGAAGAGCTGCACGCGCTCGACTATGACGGCCCGCTGGCGCTGGAGTTGGAGGTGGAGGACCCCGAGAACCTGCCGCGCTACGTCACGGGCGCACACGCCTACCTGACCCGGCTGGTGGGCGAAGTGACCGGCAGCGATCCGGAGTAG